The stretch of DNA CCCGGTAGTGGAGTCGTTCGCCGGTCTCGAGGTCGAGGCCCTTTCGGCTCGGCATTACCGTCACTCGGTGAGCACTCGGCATCAAACTTTCCCCGTTCGGCGAAAAAATAGCGGTCGAATCCGCGCCAGTCAGTCGGCCTTGTCGACCGGTTTCCGCTCGCCGGACGATCCCAGCTTCTCGAAGAACGTGACGAACTCGTCGTTGTTCTCGGTGAGCTGTTCCCACTGCTCGAGGCCGCGTTCTTTGCGAGTTCCGCGGACCGTGTTGTCGAGTACGAAGGCGACGATCCCGCCGACGGCCATCGTGGTCGACCCGATCACGTAGAGCGTATCGGAGACGATCTGTTGGCCGAGGATCGGACCGATCACCGCTGCGCCGGAGGTAATACCCTGGAACGCTTCGGCGCTCCCGACGTTGGCCATGTACTGCGGAACGGCGAGTCCGAGGAAGAGAGCGAGTCCGATAATGAAGGCGTTACGCGAGGCGTCGAGGTCGACGTACTTGAGGTTCGACAGCCCGACTGCGGCGATCTGTCCGAACATCGCGATGTACAGCGCGCCGACGATCGGTCCCGGAATCGTCGTGATCAGAGCACCGAAGTAGCCGACGAATCCGACGATCAACATCACGACCGCACCGATCTGAACGACGTACCGCGAGGCGACGCCGGTGATGCCGATCGCGCCGATGTTCTCGCCGTAGGAGGTCGAGCCGTTACCCGTCCCCATAATACCCGCGATGACGTTCCCGATTCCCTCCATGCCGATACCGTGGTTGATCCGTTTCTCGCTCGGTGCGCCCACCCCGGCGATCCGGGCGACGGCGTAGTAGTCGCCCAAACTCTCGACCATGGACGCCATGACGCCGGCGAACATCCCGATCGCGAAGGCGAGGGTGAACTCCGGCATCCCCCACTGCAGCGGCGTAATAACCTGTATCGCGGACGCCTCGGCGATCGCTCCAGTGTCGACGTAGCCGAGCGTTTCCGAGCCGTATATCCCGGTCACTGAAAGGACCGTCGCGGTGATCCAAGCGGTGACGACCCCCAGAAGTACCGGGAACAGTTTCGCGTAGCGACTGTACTGGTCGAGGTACTGCGAGAACAGCACGATCAGGAACAGGGTCAGCCCGAGCAGCCACCAGTTCTGGTCGGCTCTCGTTACGTCGGGGGTTCCGACCAGGGAGAGGCCGATCAATACGATCACCGGGGCGATGACGACCGGTGAAAGGTAGTACTTGAGTTTCCCCAGAGCTCCGACGTAGCCAAGTACGACCTGGACCATCGCCGCCGCGATGATCGCACCCTGTAACTCGAGGATCGTCGCTTCCCAGCCGGTGCCCATCGCCGCGATGATCGCCAGCGCCGGTGCGAGCAGGGCGAACGTCCCGCCCTGGACGATCGGATACCGGTTCCCGACCGTCGTCTGTAGCAGGGTCGCGATCCCCGAGACGACGAAGAACGTCCCGACGAGTCGGGCAGTTTCCGCCGGGGGCATCTCCATCGCGCCCGCGAGGATCAACGGAATCGCGACCGTCGCCCCGATCATCGTCAGGTAATGCTGTAATCCGAGCAGTATCGACGTGCCCAACGGCGGTTTGTCTTCGATCCCGTATTCGACGAACGACGCCTCCTCCCGGGAGACCTCGCCCCCATCCGTTACGATTTCGTCCGATGTATCGTTGTGATCCGTCATATATGTCAGCGCCTTCACCAGTTGTGGGTGTGTCGTAAGTTCACACTCACACAGGTCTATCGTGGATTCCACAGCGAATATACATAAAGATACCGCTACGAACGCTGCACGGTCAGCCGTCAGATAGTTTCCAGATTCGGTGGACGATCCCAAAAAATTCCGTGATGACCGCCAACAAACAGTACATTCGTCCGGACTTCGACGGTAAGATACCGGTCTCGTACCGCTTGAGGGTGTTCGCTCCCGGCGAGCCCTTTCAGGCGCGCCCCACCAGGTACCGTCGCGTAGTCAGTCCGCGGATACCGTTGTGCAGTCAGTCCGCGATGTCCCCGGGGGAATGAACTATTACACTTCGACCGTATCGGTAGACGTGATGGCATCAGATCCGGAGTACGCAGTCACTGCTGAGCTAGACGTGATGGTCGAGATGCGCGACGGTGTCGAACTCGCGACCGACATTTACCGTCCGGCTGACCCCGAAACCGGCGACCCGATCGCCGAGCCACAGCCCGTTCTCCTCGACCGCACTCCCTACGGCAAGCGCGGTCGGATGGAACGCCACGGGGAGTGGTACGCCAAGCGCGGGTACGTCGTCGCGATACAGGACTGCCGCGGCCGCTTCGACAGCGAAGGCGAGTACTACATCTTCAAAAACGAACCCGAAGACGGCTACGACGCCGTCGAGTGGCTCGCCGAACAGCCCTACTGCGACGGGCAGGTCGGTACCTTCGGCACGTCCTACGGCGCGTGGGTTCAGAGCGCGCTCGCGACGCAGGACCCGCCCCACCTCGAGGCGATGTTCGTCAACCAGGGCGCGGCCAACGGTCGGAAGGCGACGTTCCGACACAACGGCGCGTTCGAACTTCGCTGGCTCTGCTGGGCGTTTACGCTCGGCGGCGGCTTCGCCAAACGCGCACTCGAGGACTCGGACATCCAGCAGCGACTCGCGAACGTCGACGTCGGCGAGGTGCTCGAGAGCGGCCCCGTCCAGCGCGGACAGTCGCCGTTGCGACACATCCCCGACTACGAGGAGTGGGCGTTCGACATCATGACGCGGGGAAGCGCCAGCGACGAACTCTGGCAGGAACCCGGATTCAATTTCGAGGCGTTCTACGACGACTCGGCCGACGTCCCGACCGTCTACTCGGGCGCGTGGTACGACTCGTACACGAAGGCGACCTGCGACAACTTCGAAGCGCTGGCCGAGCGCAAGGAGAGCGATCACTACCTGCTGATGGGGCCGTGGACTCACGGCTGGAACACCTATCCCCTCCCCTCGTGGAACAAGTCTTACTCGGGCGAACTCGAGTTCGGCGAGGAGAGTCTCCGCGACTATCAGGAGACCCGACTGCGGTTTTTCGATCACTACCTCAAGGGCGAAGACACCTGGTCGGAGCAGCCGACGGTCCAGTACTTCCAGATGGGAACCGGGGACGGCTCGCGCTCCGGGGACCGCCTCTTTCACGGTGGCGAGTGGCGTTCGGCGACGGAGTGGCCGCTCCCCGACACCGAGTTCGAGACGTACTACGTCCACGGCGACGGGACGCTTTCGACGGAGAAACCGACCGTCGAGAACGACTCGACCACCTACGAATTCGATCCGAAAGATCCAGTTCCGACGCTCGGCGGCAACTGCTCGTCGTACATCACCTACGAGCAACGCGAGGAGAACCTTCTCGAGTATCCACTCGCCCAGCGCAACCTGCAGGATCTCACGGGGCGGGGCGGCTACGATCAACGAACGCGTCCCGACACGCTCGGAGCCGACGAACCCTACGGTCCGCTCGAGCGGCGAAACGACGTGCTCGTCTATCGAACCCCGCCGCTCGAGGAGGCGGTCGAGATCACCGGCCCGATCAGCGTGACGGTGTACGGATCGACCGACGCGTCGGACACCGACTTCACCGCGAAACTGATCGACGAGTATCCGGAAAGCGAGGACTTTCCCGACGGATTCGCCGTCAACGTCTCGGACTCGATCTGTCGCGGGCGGTATCGCGGCTACCGCGACGAGCCTGACTTTCTCGAGCCCGAGGAGGTCTACGAGTTCACGATGGAGCCGTACCCGACCGCGACCGTCTTCGAGGAAGGCCACCGCATCCGGCTCGACATCTCCTCGTCGAACTACCCCCGCTTCGACGTGAACCACAACACTGGCGGCCCGCTCTACGGCGACCGCGAGTACAACGTCGCGAACAACACGGTCCACCACGACAGCGAGTACGCCACGCGGATCGAACTGCCGGTGCAGCCCCGATAACCGCTCCCGTTTCTCTTCTCCGATTTAACCGCTGTTTCGCCCGTTTCAGTGACCGAGCGTCCGAATCCAGAGCAGCCAGATCGCACCGACCGAGAGCCCCATCGCCGCGAAGCCGGCAGCGTACCCCGTCGTCGCGGTCAGTAACCACCCGACGAGCCACGGGTACGCGAGCGCCCCGGCGTTTCCGACGAGTAACATTCCCGAGAGCGTTACGCCCGAATCGTCGGTCAGTTCCGAGAACGCGAGGCTGAACAGCGGCCCGAACGGAACGCCAAAACCGAAGCCGGTCAGGACGAGTCCCGCGGCGATTCCGACTGCCGACTCCGCCGCGATCGACGCCGCGAGCCCGCCGAGGACGATCGCGAGACCGAGCAACGACCCCGCCACCGTGGCTCGCTCGCCGTAGCCTCGAGACAACCACCCGCCGAGGCCGCGACCGAGGACCGTCGCCAGCGCGAAACCGACGAGAACGGCGACGGTCGGGACGGCCACGTCGGCGAGGACCTCCGTGTACCACGTCGCCGCGACCATCAGGAAGCCGAACGTCGCCATGTTTCCCAGTCCGAGTGCGAGGCCGCCGGCCGACGTGAACGGCTCGATGTATGACCGAACGGGAGTTATCGCATTTCCGGTGACCGCGACTAACCGAATCGTGAACGTGGCTCCGAGGAGCGTGCTTGTGGCTGCGGCGAGCGCCGGTGCGATCGGGCCGAACGCAGCGACTGCGGGCGGACTCGCGGCGAGGGCGACGGCGAGACCCAGCGTAAACAGCGCGCCGAGCATCCCCTGTGCAGTTGCGGTATCGGCTCCGGTCGTCCGAAGCCCGACGTACTTCATGCCGGCGACGAACGCCGTTCCCTGTCCGAGACCGAGCAGGAGCCGGGAAAGGTACGTCGTCTCGAGGGTAACGACGCTACCGATTGCGATTCCGATGCCGGCTCCGGCGAGACCGATGGCTGCGACTCGTTCGATTTGCATCGTGCGCGTCAACCGATCCGCGGGAACGACTGCGAGGAGTTGGCCGAGCAGGAACAGCGACATGCCGAATCCGGCTGCGTCGGGCCCGACGCCGCCTGCGATCAGCACCGTCACGTACGTGCCGTAGGAGCCGACGGCGAGGCCGAGACCGAACAATCCGACGCCGACGGCACCGACCGCCCGCCACGGAATCGACTGGCTCTCCGTAGTCGTCTGCTTCGGGGTTGCCATTGACGTGTCCAACCCGTCACCCCGCTAAATGCGTTGTGGCGACGGCGATCGCCCGATAACTGACGCTACGTGTGAACAGTCCGAAGAAAATTATATACGTATTTAATTTCATCTCTGCTGATATGGTGAATGGTAACACTGATCGGTCTTCGGCAGCGGATGACGAACAATTAATCGAGTACGGCATCGAAGACGAACCGCCGCTGGCGGAGGCGATTCCGCTGGGGTTGCAACACCTGCTGGCGATGTTCCTCTCGACGGTCGCGTTGCCGCTCGTGATCGCGGGAGCGATCGGTCTCGACGGCCCTGAAACGACGTTTATCGTTCAGATGGCGCTGCTGGTCGCGGGCATCGCGACGATCGTTCAGGTCTACTCGATCGGTCCCGTAGGAGCGCGACTTCCGATCGTGATGGGCACGAGCGCGATCTTCGTCGCTCCGTTGATCAACATCGGTGGTACCTACGGCGTCGCCGCTATCTTCGGTGCGGTCATCGTCGCCGCGCCGGTCGAAATCGTCATCGGGTACTTCTACGAGGACCTTCGTCGATTGTTCCCGCCGCTCGTGACGGGGATCGTGGTGATGCTCGTCGGCCTGACGCTGATTCCGGTCGCCATGGAGTACTCTGCGGGCGGAGTCGGATCCGAGGACTTCGGTGCGACGTACAATCTCGGTCTCGCGGGACTCGTATTCTTGCTCGCGATCGGGTTGAATCAGTACTTCGACGGCTTCATTTCGATCTCGAGCATCCTCATCGCGGTCGTCGTCGGCTATCTCGTCGCTTACCCGCTCGGCTTGCTCGATCTCTCGGGCGTGGCCGATGCGGCATGGATCGAAGCGCCGGTGCCGCTGCAGTTCGGCGTCGAGTTCCACCCGAGCGCGATCGTGATCGCGGCCTTCGCCTACGTCATCACCTCGATCGAGACGATCGGCGACATCGAAGGGACCACCGGGACGGTCGATCGACGCGCAACCCCCGATGAAATGAGCGGCGGCCTCGTCGCGGACGGCGTCATGAGCATGCTCGCAGGCGTGTTCAACGCGTTCCCGAACACCTCGTTCTCCCAGAACGTCGGGCTCATCGGGTTCACCGGCGTTGCCAGCCGTTTCGTCGTCGGTATCTGCGGCGTCTTCCTCGTCCTCCTCGGTCTCGTTCCGAAAGTCGCTGCCGTCGCCGCGGCGATGCCGGGTCCCGTCCTCGGCGGTGCTGCGGTCGTCCTGTTCGGGATGATCTTCTCGATCGGTCTCCGCATCGTCGCAGATCGCGTAGCACTCGAGCGCCGGAACCTGACGATTATCGCCGTTTCCGTGGTCCTCGGCGTCGGCGTCGAAACCACGCCAGAGATGCTCGGGCAACTACCCGAGGCCGTGGGGGTACTGGTCGGATCCGGATTGCTGGTCGGTGGAATCGCGGCGCTCGTGCTCAATCTGGTCCTTCCCGGCGACGGCGGACTGGACGGCGAGCCGGCCCAGACGCCGACGTCCGACTAACCGCGAGAAGGGAAGCTGCTTTTCTCTCTGTCGTCTCGTTTCGACTACGGCTCGAGGACGATCATCCCGTGGCTCTCGCCGTCCCGAATGCGCTCGTGCGCTGCCGGGACCTCCTCGAGACCGATTCGTTCGGTGACGACGGGGCTGATCCGCTCGGTGGCGAACAACTTCGCGGCGTCGACGACTTCGGCTTTCGTCGCGTACCGAGATCCGAGGAGCGCTCCCTCCTTGACGACGAACTCCTTCAACGGCGGCGCGAACGACCGTTGGTGGTGGGTCGTCAGCGTGACGACCTGTCCGCCCATCCCCAGCGCATCCCAGGCCGCACCGAGCGTCGCTACGTCACCGACCGTATCGACGACGACCGTCGGGCCGCGGTCGGTCGGCGTCGCTTCGCGAAGTCGCTCACCGAATCGATCTTCGCGCGCGTCGATCGGCTGAACGGCGTCGCCGGTGACGCGGTCGACGTGCGCTAACCGGTCGTCGTCGATATCGGCCGCGAGCACTCGAGCCCCTCGGGCGGCGGCGAGTTGCGAGAGGTGGATGCCGACCCGGCCTGCGGCCCCGATGACGACGACGGTGTCGGTGTCGTCGACGCCCGTTCGGCGGCAGATGTGAAGCGGCGTCGCGAGTCCGTCGGCGGCGACGGCCCCCTCGACGAAACTCGTCGCTTCGGGAAGCGAAAGCACGTTCTCCGCGGGGATGACCGCCTTCTCGGCGTACGCGCCGTCGCAGTTCACGCCGACCCAGCCGCCGAAGTCCAGACAGCGGTTCGTCTCGCCGCGACGACAGGCCGAACAATCGCCACACGAGAGGTAGAAATACGCCACCACGCGGTCGCCCGGCGTCACTCCGTCCACGTCGTCGCCGACGGCGTCGACGATGCCGGCGCACTCGTGGCCCGGAATCCGCGGCGTGAGCGCGGGGTCGTCCGCGAGTCCGCCCTGAATCGCGTTCTCGATCGTCCGGGTGACGCCGCACGCGCGAACGTCGATTCGAACGTCGCCCGGTCCGGGATCGGGTTCGGGAACCGTTTCGACCGAGAGAGGTCCGCCCCACTCCTCGAGAACGCAGGCTTTCATAGTCATACATCCGGGTGTCTCGCGCGAAGCTATTAGCGTTGCCCCTCGAGAACGCGCTCGCTCTCCGGCTTCCTTCTCGCTTCCTTAAATGTCGGAGAAGCTATAATACTACTGGGATCCATTGAGGTAGTATGCCCGACCGAATTCTGGTTCCAGTCGACGGATCGAACCGATCAGACGAGGCGCTCGAGTACGCGCTCGAGACGTTTCCCGACGCGGAGATCACGGCGTTACACGTGGTCGAATCGGGACAGGGGGATCTCGGCACGTTCTCCGGGATGACGGGAGACATTCCCGGCGACGAGGCGGAACTCGAACGCTCCGAAGCGATCCTCGAGGCCGCCCGCGAACGCGGCGACGAACACGGCGTGGAGATCGAGACCGAACGCGGACGCGGACGGCCCGACCGACTGGTCGTCGCACGATCCGACGATGGCGACTACGATCTGATCGTCATCGGCAGCCACGGTCGAGACGGTCTCGCGCGGGTGCTACTCGGAAGCGTCGCGGAGAAAGTCACCCGACGGTCGTCGGTGCCGGTGTTGGTCGCTCGATAGGTGCGTTCGAAAACCGCCGTCGAAACCGGCCGTCGATAGTCCATGCGCTCAGATCCGGTCGGCGTCTTCGGGGATCTCGTGGGACGGGAGTAGTCCGCTTTCCTCGAGGGCGTAGTAGCCGACGACGTGGACGACCGCCGCTGCGATCATCCCGTTGAGTGCGGCGATTCCGGGGACCGGTGCCGCGATCGTGACCCCCGGCAGCACCGAGCCGGCGGTCAGCACCGCGACGAGACAGCCGGCGACGTACGCGAGCACGCTCGTCCACCGGACGCTCGTGAACCGAACGTCGTCCATGCGGGGGATCGACCGTCGCCAGCACAGCAGGAAGTCGGCGATGATTATCGCGCCGAGCGGCGGAACGTACTGGCCCAGCAACTCGAGCCACGGCAGGAGCAGGCTGTCCGCGCCCGCGAGGGCCAGACCGATTCCGACGAAACAGCCCGTGATGACGAACGGTCGCTTTCGATCGAAGTCGAAGGCTTCGGCCCCCGCGACGCTGAACGCGTAGGCCGCGTTGTCGTTGGTCGTCCAGATGTTCAGGATCAACGCGATCAGGCCGACCGTTGCCAGCCCCTGTGCGACCAGTACTTCGTAGAGGTCGCCCTGCGGCGTCACGTCGTAGACGGCCCCGCCGACGGCTCCGCTGAGAAAGAGGAAGCTGTTTCCGACGAGGAAGGCGATCAGTCCGGCCCAGAACGCGACTCGAGAGCTGACGGCAAAGCGCGCCCAGTTCGGGGCTTGCGTTCCGGCGCTGATGAACGTCCCGACGACGATGGTCACCGCGAGGCCGAACGACATCTCACCGCCGCCGACCTGGGACAGCAGCCCGTCGATACCGCCGGCTTCACCGACCGCAAGGACGATGGAGAGGACGCCGACGATTACGAGGAACGGGACGGCGACGTAGGAAAGCTTCTCCATGCCGTCGTACCCGAAGTACGCGGTCATCATGTGCATCACTCCCCAGACGACGATCAAGCCGCTGAGCATCGCCGCACTCTCGAGCCCCAAATAGGTCGCTGTCGGGACTGCGACCATCGGAATGGTCACCCCGAACCAGCCGACCTGGGTCCCACCAAGCAGGAGGTCGGCCCACTTTGCGCCAACCCGGCCGAACGAGTATCGGGCGAGGAGAACGGTCGTCAGTCCGGCTCTCGCTGAAATTCCACAGAGCAGCGCGACGTACCCGCCGAGGATAATGTGGCCGACGACCATCGCCGAAAGCATTTCCCGGAACCCCATCGCCGCGCTGACCTCCGCCCCCGCCCACATCGTCCCCGCGAAGAAGACGAGCCCGAGGAGGACCGCCGAGAGACTGACCAGCCCCTTTCGTTCGTCCTTCGGAACGTGATCGAGCGGATAATCGGGATCGGGGAGGTTCTCGTCCCCGAATACGATACGCCGCCAGTCGAAGCCACCGCCGCGTGTTGCCATGGTACACGACAGGTCACGCCGAGATAATGAATGTTTTGAACAACTGACCAGGGTTTCGTCACAAAGTTTCCGCTCCAGGGACGATCGCTGGCGATTGGGTTTTGACCGGACGCTCGCGGAACTATTATCGGGACTGGGGACACTCGTAGGGACATGACCACGTGGCTCATCACCGACGCGACGACGCTCGAGGGATCCGCGGTCGACATCGCGATCGAGGACGGTACTATCTCTCGGATCGAGAACGCCGGCTCGATCGATTCGTCGGCCGCTCCCGAGGACCGGCGATACGACGCGAACGGTCGGCTCGTGACGCCGACGCTCATCGAACCGCACATCCACCTCGACGCGACGCTCACCGCGGGCGAGCCAAGCTGGAACGAATCGGGAACCCTCGCCGAGGGAATCGGCATCTGGGGGGACCGAAAGGAGACGCTCGAGGCGGCCGACGTGAAAGACAGAGCCGAGCGGGCCATCGAGTGGATGGCGGCCAACGGTATCACCCGCGTTCGGACGCACGCGGATACGACCGAGGAGTCCCTTACCGGCGTTCGCGCCCTGCTCGAGCTGCGCGAGGACGTCTCGGATCTCGTCGACCTGCAGGTCGTCGCGTTCCCGCAGGACGGCATCTTCACCGACGACTCCCACGAGGATCTGCTTCGGGAGTCCCTCGAGATGGGTGCGGATCTCGTCGGCGCGATTCCGCACAACGAACACACCCGCGAGGACGGCGTCGCCTCAGTCGAACTCGCGATGGACCTCGCCGAACGATACGACCGTCCGGTCGACATGCATATCGACGAGACGGATGATCCCGGCTCGCGGTTCACCGAGGTGCTCGCGAGCGAATCGATTAAACGGGGGGTTGGCGACCGCGTCACTGCGAGTCACACGACGGCGATGCACTCCTATTCCAACGCGTACGCGGCGAAGGTAATCTCGCTACTGGCCGAAAGCGGTGCCAGCGTGATCACCAATCCGCCGGACAACGCGGTCTTGCAGGGACGCTACGACGACTATCCGCGTCGTCGCGGCCACACCCGGATCGACGAACTGCACGAGGCCGGTGTGACCGTCGGGCTCGGTCACGACTCGGTTATGGATCCGTGGTATCACTACGGGTGCGGCGACCAGCTCGATGCGGCGTTCATCCTCCTGCACTACGCCCACATGAGCGGACGGAACGATGTCGGACCGCTCTGGGAGATGCTCACGACGGCGAACGCCGAGGTTTTCGGCGTCGACGACTACGGGCTCTCCGTCGGTGCCGACGGCTCGCTCGTCGTCTACGACGCGCCGGATCCGTTCAACGCGCTTCGCACGCGCGCCCCGAGAACGCTGGTACTCAAGGACGGCCGCAAAATCGCCCGAACCGAGCCCGCGAAGACGCGGGTGATCCGCGATGGCGACAGCGAGAACGGAACCGAACACGACATCGATTTCCACCGCTAACTGGTAGTTCTGCGGTCGGTGGTTTACTCCTGGTCAAAAAAGCGGTGAATCCCTTATTTGAACGCGACGCAGCGACAGACGCTCGACTCGCCGCCACGGAAGCGCCACGGGAAGGTTCCGATCTGGACGCGTTCGTTGAGCAGTTCTTCGGGGACCTGTGCGTTTTCGACGTGGATGATACCCTCCGGGAACAGATCGTTGTGCATGAGCTGATAGCCTTCGGGCGGGAAAATTTCGTCGAGGTCGTCGACGCCGAGGGCGTCTTCGGCTTCCGCCGCGAGGTCCGGACGGATCTCGCGGATGATCGTGTTCATCGGGTGGTCGGCACTGCCGCAGTCGAGGAGGAGGTAGTTGAGTTCCATCTCCTTACACCAGTCGGCAAACTCCTGGTTCGGGCCAGGGTGCTTGCTGAAGAATCGATCCGGATCGGCGTTTTCCTTGTGCCAAGCGTAGTCCTGATAGCCCGTGTGGATGAACAGGATGTCCCCCTTCCGGACATCACAGACGTCCTCGATCATTTCGCTGGTGTAGACGTCGTAGTCGCCGACTTTGTCCGAGATGTCCGCGACGACGGCGTCGCCGACGAGTTCGTCGAGCCCCACCTGTTCGATATCCCGTCCGCTGGCGACGAAGTGTTTCTCGCCGTCCAGGTGAGTTCCGGTGTGGTTCATGAACTCGATCTTCTGTCCGTTTACTTTCTCGGTGTCGAGGCTCTTTTCGTACCACACCTTGGGGTTGTCGTACGTTGGCCACGCCGGCGTGTCCTGTGACCACGGCTGAGTCAGGTCGTGCATCTCGTAGTCGTCGAGCATGAACAGTACGTAGCCTCCCCCGTCACTTAAACTTACGTGAACGGGAGAATCGATTTCTGTGACGTACGCGCCGTTCGATACCCCCTGTGAGTACTGTGGGCGTGCCAACAACCAACAACA from Natronorubrum halophilum encodes:
- a CDS encoding uracil-xanthine permease family protein, coding for MTDHNDTSDEIVTDGGEVSREEASFVEYGIEDKPPLGTSILLGLQHYLTMIGATVAIPLILAGAMEMPPAETARLVGTFFVVSGIATLLQTTVGNRYPIVQGGTFALLAPALAIIAAMGTGWEATILELQGAIIAAAMVQVVLGYVGALGKLKYYLSPVVIAPVIVLIGLSLVGTPDVTRADQNWWLLGLTLFLIVLFSQYLDQYSRYAKLFPVLLGVVTAWITATVLSVTGIYGSETLGYVDTGAIAEASAIQVITPLQWGMPEFTLAFAIGMFAGVMASMVESLGDYYAVARIAGVGAPSEKRINHGIGMEGIGNVIAGIMGTGNGSTSYGENIGAIGITGVASRYVVQIGAVVMLIVGFVGYFGALITTIPGPIVGALYIAMFGQIAAVGLSNLKYVDLDASRNAFIIGLALFLGLAVPQYMANVGSAEAFQGITSGAAVIGPILGQQIVSDTLYVIGSTTMAVGGIVAFVLDNTVRGTRKERGLEQWEQLTENNDEFVTFFEKLGSSGERKPVDKAD
- a CDS encoding MFS transporter: MATPKQTTTESQSIPWRAVGAVGVGLFGLGLAVGSYGTYVTVLIAGGVGPDAAGFGMSLFLLGQLLAVVPADRLTRTMQIERVAAIGLAGAGIGIAIGSVVTLETTYLSRLLLGLGQGTAFVAGMKYVGLRTTGADTATAQGMLGALFTLGLAVALAASPPAVAAFGPIAPALAAATSTLLGATFTIRLVAVTGNAITPVRSYIEPFTSAGGLALGLGNMATFGFLMVAATWYTEVLADVAVPTVAVLVGFALATVLGRGLGGWLSRGYGERATVAGSLLGLAIVLGGLAASIAAESAVGIAAGLVLTGFGFGVPFGPLFSLAFSELTDDSGVTLSGMLLVGNAGALAYPWLVGWLLTATTGYAAGFAAMGLSVGAIWLLWIRTLGH
- a CDS encoding alcohol dehydrogenase catalytic domain-containing protein, with protein sequence MTMKACVLEEWGGPLSVETVPEPDPGPGDVRIDVRACGVTRTIENAIQGGLADDPALTPRIPGHECAGIVDAVGDDVDGVTPGDRVVAYFYLSCGDCSACRRGETNRCLDFGGWVGVNCDGAYAEKAVIPAENVLSLPEATSFVEGAVAADGLATPLHICRRTGVDDTDTVVVIGAAGRVGIHLSQLAAARGARVLAADIDDDRLAHVDRVTGDAVQPIDAREDRFGERLREATPTDRGPTVVVDTVGDVATLGAAWDALGMGGQVVTLTTHHQRSFAPPLKEFVVKEGALLGSRYATKAEVVDAAKLFATERISPVVTERIGLEEVPAAHERIRDGESHGMIVLEP
- a CDS encoding CocE/NonD family hydrolase; translated protein: MASDPEYAVTAELDVMVEMRDGVELATDIYRPADPETGDPIAEPQPVLLDRTPYGKRGRMERHGEWYAKRGYVVAIQDCRGRFDSEGEYYIFKNEPEDGYDAVEWLAEQPYCDGQVGTFGTSYGAWVQSALATQDPPHLEAMFVNQGAANGRKATFRHNGAFELRWLCWAFTLGGGFAKRALEDSDIQQRLANVDVGEVLESGPVQRGQSPLRHIPDYEEWAFDIMTRGSASDELWQEPGFNFEAFYDDSADVPTVYSGAWYDSYTKATCDNFEALAERKESDHYLLMGPWTHGWNTYPLPSWNKSYSGELEFGEESLRDYQETRLRFFDHYLKGEDTWSEQPTVQYFQMGTGDGSRSGDRLFHGGEWRSATEWPLPDTEFETYYVHGDGTLSTEKPTVENDSTTYEFDPKDPVPTLGGNCSSYITYEQREENLLEYPLAQRNLQDLTGRGGYDQRTRPDTLGADEPYGPLERRNDVLVYRTPPLEEAVEITGPISVTVYGSTDASDTDFTAKLIDEYPESEDFPDGFAVNVSDSICRGRYRGYRDEPDFLEPEEVYEFTMEPYPTATVFEEGHRIRLDISSSNYPRFDVNHNTGGPLYGDREYNVANNTVHHDSEYATRIELPVQPR
- the codB gene encoding cytosine permease; this translates as MATRGGGFDWRRIVFGDENLPDPDYPLDHVPKDERKGLVSLSAVLLGLVFFAGTMWAGAEVSAAMGFREMLSAMVVGHIILGGYVALLCGISARAGLTTVLLARYSFGRVGAKWADLLLGGTQVGWFGVTIPMVAVPTATYLGLESAAMLSGLIVVWGVMHMMTAYFGYDGMEKLSYVAVPFLVIVGVLSIVLAVGEAGGIDGLLSQVGGGEMSFGLAVTIVVGTFISAGTQAPNWARFAVSSRVAFWAGLIAFLVGNSFLFLSGAVGGAVYDVTPQGDLYEVLVAQGLATVGLIALILNIWTTNDNAAYAFSVAGAEAFDFDRKRPFVITGCFVGIGLALAGADSLLLPWLELLGQYVPPLGAIIIADFLLCWRRSIPRMDDVRFTSVRWTSVLAYVAGCLVAVLTAGSVLPGVTIAAPVPGIAALNGMIAAAVVHVVGYYALEESGLLPSHEIPEDADRI
- a CDS encoding cytosine deaminase; protein product: MTTWLITDATTLEGSAVDIAIEDGTISRIENAGSIDSSAAPEDRRYDANGRLVTPTLIEPHIHLDATLTAGEPSWNESGTLAEGIGIWGDRKETLEAADVKDRAERAIEWMAANGITRVRTHADTTEESLTGVRALLELREDVSDLVDLQVVAFPQDGIFTDDSHEDLLRESLEMGADLVGAIPHNEHTREDGVASVELAMDLAERYDRPVDMHIDETDDPGSRFTEVLASESIKRGVGDRVTASHTTAMHSYSNAYAAKVISLLAESGASVITNPPDNAVLQGRYDDYPRRRGHTRIDELHEAGVTVGLGHDSVMDPWYHYGCGDQLDAAFILLHYAHMSGRNDVGPLWEMLTTANAEVFGVDDYGLSVGADGSLVVYDAPDPFNALRTRAPRTLVLKDGRKIARTEPAKTRVIRDGDSENGTEHDIDFHR
- a CDS encoding universal stress protein, with the translated sequence MPDRILVPVDGSNRSDEALEYALETFPDAEITALHVVESGQGDLGTFSGMTGDIPGDEAELERSEAILEAARERGDEHGVEIETERGRGRPDRLVVARSDDGDYDLIVIGSHGRDGLARVLLGSVAEKVTRRSSVPVLVAR
- a CDS encoding uracil-xanthine permease family protein gives rise to the protein MVNGNTDRSSAADDEQLIEYGIEDEPPLAEAIPLGLQHLLAMFLSTVALPLVIAGAIGLDGPETTFIVQMALLVAGIATIVQVYSIGPVGARLPIVMGTSAIFVAPLINIGGTYGVAAIFGAVIVAAPVEIVIGYFYEDLRRLFPPLVTGIVVMLVGLTLIPVAMEYSAGGVGSEDFGATYNLGLAGLVFLLAIGLNQYFDGFISISSILIAVVVGYLVAYPLGLLDLSGVADAAWIEAPVPLQFGVEFHPSAIVIAAFAYVITSIETIGDIEGTTGTVDRRATPDEMSGGLVADGVMSMLAGVFNAFPNTSFSQNVGLIGFTGVASRFVVGICGVFLVLLGLVPKVAAVAAAMPGPVLGGAAVVLFGMIFSIGLRIVADRVALERRNLTIIAVSVVLGVGVETTPEMLGQLPEAVGVLVGSGLLVGGIAALVLNLVLPGDGGLDGEPAQTPTSD